From Microbacterium sp. LWH7-1.2:
TCGTGGTCGAGGTGGATGATCCCGTGCTCGGCCCCATGATCCAACCTGGCCCGATCGCCTGGCTGACCGAGAGCGCGACGGACATGCTGCACCCGACTCCACGGATGTGGGGCTCGATCACGGACGCGAAAGACCGGTTCGCGCGAACCCTGCGCCAGGAACCTCGGGAGGCGGCGGCGCCAGCGGGCGCTCCGTGGCTGCAGGGCGTTCGGGTGCTCGACCTGTGCAACGTGATCGCCGGCCCGCATTCGGGCGCCTTCCTCAGCCGGTTCGGCGCCGAGGTGATCAAGATCGACCCCGCGCAGCCGCTGTTCGATCCGTGGAACCACGTCGTCTTCGGGCTGACCCACATGCGCGGCAAGAAGTCGGCGCTTGTGGACCTGCGATCCCCTGAGGGGAAGACCATCCTCGAGGACCTCGTCCGGTCCGTCGACGTCGTCATCTGGAACGCGACCGATCGTCAGGTCCGGCAGATGGGGTTGAATGCCGAATCGTTGCATGCGATCAATCCCCGCGCCGTGTTCTGCCAGCTGGACTGCTTCAGCGGGGTCCTCGCCGGTCCGCGGACGAACTACCTCGGTTACGACGATCTTGTCCAGGCCGCAACAGGTATCATGCTGCGGTTCGGCGGTTCCATGGAAACCCCCGAGGAACACGCCCATGTGGGAACCATCGACGTGATGTGCGGATTCGCGGCGGCGCTCGGCATAGCCTGCGCCCTCTACCAGCGCGAGACCACCGGCCACGTCGATCGTGCCCGGACCTCCCTGTCGGCGCTGACCGGTCTCGCGCAACTGCCGTTCTTCTTCACCTACTCGGACCGTGGCGCGTTCGACGAACCCAGCGGCCGGCAGGCGCACGGATACGGCCCGCAAGAGCGCATATACCCGACTGCGTCCGGCAGCATCATGCTCGCCGTCCCCGACCGCGACCTCGACCTCCTGTCGACCGTCGAAGGGCTGCCGCCCCTCGGCGGCCTGGCGCCGGAACAGCTCGAAACCACCCTCAGCTCGGCCCTGCTCGGCGCCAGTGCGGCAATGTGGCAGGAGCGGTTCACAGCGGCCGGCATCGGTGGCGTCGCCTGCGCAGGCATTGGTAGTCTGCGCGCCGAGTATGCGCGCGACGCGGACTGCACACCGGGCACCGGTACCAGGAGCAGCTACGCTTTCTCCCGGTTCCCCGACCACCCCAGCGGGCACGTCGTGACTCAGCTCGACCCGCTCGGCGTGCGGCTCACCGACGGAACCATCCTCGCGCCGGTGCCAGCTGAGAAGTACGGGACATCTACCCGTGCGATCCTCACCGCCGTCGGCTATCAGCCGAGCCGAATCCAGGAGCTACTCGCGTCGGGCGTCATCAGCGAGAGCTGGAGCCGGGAATACCTGCCCTCCTGAGGCACGTCCAGGATTTCGGCACGAACGTCACTCCAGACCTGCGATATCGGAAGGCCCCGGATCCCGGGCTGGGGATCCGGGGCCTTCACCTTGTTCTGCTACCGGTCGACGGAGCCTTCCACGAAGGTGCGGAAGTTGCGGGCGAACAGGTCGATGTCGTCCTGCGTGTGCTGAGCGGAGATCAGCCATTGCTCGACCTTGCCCCACGGCGGCAAGAACGCCCCATTGTTATGCTGCACCAGCCAGTGCGCGTGGCTGAACCGGTCGTCCACACCCAGGAAGTCCCGGAAGTTCCGCACCCGCTCTGGCGTGAACGTGACGCATCCCTTCGCCCCAACGCTCACGACACTCCACGCGGGGCCGTACTCGGCGATGGTTGCCTCCATCTGCGTCCGCAGCGAGCTGGCTAGGGAGTCCAGGTGGGTGTAGGTGTCCGCGGTCAGCACCCCGGACAGGGTTGCGCGCGCCGCAGCCATCGCGAGGGGGTTGCCGTTGAAAGTCCCCACCTGGTCGTAGCGGCCGTCGACGATGGCACTCATGACCTCGCGGGTACCACCGATGGCCGAGACCGCAATGCCACCGCCGAGGGCCTTCGCCAGACAGACGATGTCGGGAGTAACCCCGTACAGGGCGGTCGCGCCACCCGGGCCGGTGGTGAATCCGGTCTTCACCTCGTCGAACGCCATCAGTGCACCGTGCCGGTGCAGCAGATCCTTCAGGCCCTGCAGGTACCCAGGGTCCGGCGGGATGATGCCGGCGTTCATCATGACGGGCTCGAGCAGCATGCCCGCGACCCGCCCCTCGTGCTCGATGAGTGCCCGCTCGACCGCTTCGAGGTCGTTGAAGGGCACGACGATGGTCAGGTCGGTGAACGCCTTGGGGATTCCGCCGTTCGCGATCACGCCCGTGGGTCGTTCCGCGGGGCCGATCTCGGCAGCGTCGGGCATGACCGAGACCTGGACGGAGTCGTGGTGCCCGTCGTAGCCGCCTTCGAGCTTGAGGATCAGGTCGCGTCCGGTTACGGCCCGCATCAGGTGAACGGCGTCCATCGTCGACTCTGTGCCGGAGTTCCCGAACCGCCAAAGGGGCAGGTCGAACCTGTTCGCGAGCTCGCAGCCGACCCAGATCGCGTCCTCGGTCGGCTGTGCGAAGTGGGTGCCCCGGCGCACGCGATCGCTGACGGCCTCGACGATCGCCGGATGGGCGTGCCCGGCGATCGAGGCACCGTACCCGCCGTGCATGTCGACGTACTCGTTGCCGTCGACGTCGTAGACTTTCGACCCTTCACCGTGCGTCATCCAGACGGCCTGCGGCTTCGCGATCTGCCAGCTCGACGTCGCACCGCCCGCGAGATACTTCGCGG
This genomic window contains:
- a CDS encoding CoA transferase: MSAPNHPSSDALQHTSKLPLAGINVLDLGQYIAGPAVAMVLGDLGATVVRIEHPDGPRWDSPSNAVLNRNKLIVPLDLKSGQGLDDARTLAMEADVVVENFRPGVLSRLGLDLAELRRAKPGLITLSIPGFASDDELRSQWKAFESIVAAASGVFTDMGLNRVLMGVNPSFSPLPLASAYATSIAAASVALALYGRAQTGRGDHIEVPLASAAMEGLTYNSIHVEDYPDRYKTQRELEILRRRELGLAMDVTYDELQELLDPFYRSYRCSDGRMFYVVCPSHRYHAKRCLQALGLYDEMVVLGLKEEDDVYLPKSEWSSTASLGSYPLPKDWADTIAARMKEVFLTKTSDEWNRIFGEGQFPGTSQNWLSEWIDDPHVREAALVVEVDDPVLGPMIQPGPIAWLTESATDMLHPTPRMWGSITDAKDRFARTLRQEPREAAAPAGAPWLQGVRVLDLCNVIAGPHSGAFLSRFGAEVIKIDPAQPLFDPWNHVVFGLTHMRGKKSALVDLRSPEGKTILEDLVRSVDVVIWNATDRQVRQMGLNAESLHAINPRAVFCQLDCFSGVLAGPRTNYLGYDDLVQAATGIMLRFGGSMETPEEHAHVGTIDVMCGFAAALGIACALYQRETTGHVDRARTSLSALTGLAQLPFFFTYSDRGAFDEPSGRQAHGYGPQERIYPTASGSIMLAVPDRDLDLLSTVEGLPPLGGLAPEQLETTLSSALLGASAAMWQERFTAAGIGGVACAGIGSLRAEYARDADCTPGTGTRSSYAFSRFPDHPSGHVVTQLDPLGVRLTDGTILAPVPAEKYGTSTRAILTAVGYQPSRIQELLASGVISESWSREYLPS
- a CDS encoding aspartate aminotransferase family protein, with the translated sequence MAETDAVERLIAQEQTAFLKRQPRSAEFGAEAAKYLAGGATSSWQIAKPQAVWMTHGEGSKVYDVDGNEYVDMHGGYGASIAGHAHPAIVEAVSDRVRRGTHFAQPTEDAIWVGCELANRFDLPLWRFGNSGTESTMDAVHLMRAVTGRDLILKLEGGYDGHHDSVQVSVMPDAAEIGPAERPTGVIANGGIPKAFTDLTIVVPFNDLEAVERALIEHEGRVAGMLLEPVMMNAGIIPPDPGYLQGLKDLLHRHGALMAFDEVKTGFTTGPGGATALYGVTPDIVCLAKALGGGIAVSAIGGTREVMSAIVDGRYDQVGTFNGNPLAMAAARATLSGVLTADTYTHLDSLASSLRTQMEATIAEYGPAWSVVSVGAKGCVTFTPERVRNFRDFLGVDDRFSHAHWLVQHNNGAFLPPWGKVEQWLISAQHTQDDIDLFARNFRTFVEGSVDR